The DNA region TTGGTACTCTCCGGAGAGAAATATATTGATATCTCCATTGCGGTACAAAAAAAAGAGTTAAGCGAAAAAATAACACAGCAATTAAATAATCTTAAGCAAGCATTTAATGAAGTTGGATTGATAACAGGTAATGTCAAAATGCTTGAATACAAAGATGTGAGTACAGTCAAAAATGATTATTTTAGTGGTGAAAAACTTCAATTCGGGATCAATATAACCATATGAATACGCCAACTCCAAAAACACAAAAAGCCGTTGCCCTTAAGTACGATCGTGAAAAAAGTGCTGCACCAAAAGTGGTTGCTTCCGGTAAAGGTGAAGTCGCCAATAATATTATCAAATTAGCCCAAGAACATGATATATTTATTAAAAAAGATGCTGATTTGGTTGAGCTTCTCTCAAAAATAGAGATTAATAAAGAGATTCCACCAATGTTGTATAAAGCAGTTGCCGAAGTTTTTAGTTTTATCTATAAAATCACGAATGATAAACGAAAATAATCTTTACATGTAAAGAAGAGGAGATACTCATGTTTGCTGTTATTTTTAGAGCAACGGTGAAAGAAACTGATAATGAATATAACACAATGGCAAACAAATTAAGAAAATTAGCTTTTGAAACCTATGGTTGTTTAGATTTTATAGCGGTTTGTGAAGGTAATCAAGAGGTCGCTATCTCATATTGGGAAAGTGAAATGGCAATTAAAATGTGGAAAGAAAATGCTGAGCATCTCATCGCTCAAGAACTCGGTCAAAAGCGATGGTATAGCTCTTATAGTGTTCAAATCGTCGAAGTTAAACACGAATATCGGTTTTAAATTCCTCTAAATCTTAAGCTAAATAGTCCCACGTATTCATGTAGTGCCACATAGCTTTTATAAAAAGCATGCGCATTTGGAAGATAGTCCCACTCATCTTTTATTTTGGCATTGATTTTAAAGTTGGTTGCAGCAGGGATAACTTTAAACCCAAAGTGCTCATAGAGACGAATAGAACGCCTCATATGATATGCAGAGGTGACAAGATAGATCGTTGGTTCTTTTAGCCCTGTTTTCTCAAATGCAGCTTTACTCAGCTCTGCATTTTGGTATGTATCAATGCTCTTATCTTCTACATGTAAAGAGAACTCTTTGGTATTAAGGCTTTTAGATGTAGGTGTTGGAATTTCTAAATAAAGTTTGAGCTCTTTGAGGCTATCTAAAAACGCATCACTCTCCAAATACTCTTTACTAGTTCCTCCACCACTAAATAAAAGAGGTAAATTATTTGATTTTGCAATCATTAATCCCCACATCATACGCTTGTAGGCATCGGTACTTAGGGGTAAATTTGCTACTCCTTTGGTATTGCCACCACCTAAGACAATAACGGCATCTACAGATGACTGTTTTTCAAGTGGTTTATTAAAAGGTGCTTCTAAGGGGGTAAGAAGCCAATCGGCAACATAGGTGGTACTCAAAAGATAGAAAATGATAGCATTGACAAGAAAAAAGAGACGAAAACGTTTGGCATAAAATGAGGCCAGTAAAAAGAAGACAATAAAAATACCTGGTGGTAAAACCAGGTATGTAAAGAGTTTTGAGAGAAAGTAAACGCTACTCATTAGAGCATAACGGCACTTTTAGGGCCAACTTTAAGCTCGCCAATCACATAGCCGTCACTGTTCGCAAGGACATCATTGACATTTTCAGGACTGACAACGAGGATCATTCCTACTCCCATGTTGAACGTACGGTGCATTTCACTCTCTTCAACGTATTGACTCATAAAGTCAAAGACAGGAAGTGTTTTGATCTTTGATTTGTAGACGTGTGCTTGGAGCCCTTCAGGAAGAACGCGAGGAAGGTTCTCAACGATGCCACCACCCGTGATGTGCGCTAAAGCGTTGATCTTGGATTTAAGCGCTTTAAAGAGTTTCACATAGATGCGTGTTGGTGTTAAAAGTGTTTCGATAAGCGGTTTACCATCAAATTCAGTATCGAAGGTGTAGCATAGTTTGTCAAAGAAGAGTTTACGTACCAATGAAAAACCGTTAGAGTGAACACCTGAGCTTGGAAGCGCAATTAAAATGTCTCCAGCTTTTACGTGTGGAAGACGATTCATCTCATCTTTTTCAGCAATGCCTACTGCAAAACCAGCAAGATCAAAATCTTTACTGTGGTACATTCCTGGCATTTCAGCTGTTTCCCCACCGATGAGTGAACATTCCGCTTGAATACAACCCTCTGCAATACCTTTAACAATGCTTACCGCAGCATCAATTTCTAGTTTACTCATGGCGTAGTAGTCGAGGAAGAAAAGTGGCGTACCAAAGTTACAGATAAGATCGTTTGCACACATTGCAACTAAATCAATGCCTACGGTATCATAAATACTAGAATCAATAGCAAGTTTGAGCTTAGTTCCAACGCCATCGGTTGCACCTAGAATGACAGGTTTTTGATACCCTGATGGCAACTCATATGCTCCGGCGAATGAACCAATACCTCCAATGACATTTTTATCAAAAGTGGATTTGACCAGTGGTTTTATATTTTCGACAAATTGGTTTCCCGCGTCTATATCGACACCAGCGTCTTTGTAGCTGACTGTGCTCATGGATATGCCTTTAGTGAGGTTATTGTTTAATAGATTTTAACAAAACTATGTTAAAATCGTTATAAAAATAGTTAAAGGTATTAGGATTAAATGGCGTATGAACATGCAATTGTTTTAACAGGTGGGATAGCCACAGGCAAAAGTACTGTTTCGTCGATGCTAAAGTCGCATGGATTTGAAGTGATCGATGCAGACGTAATCGCGAAAGAGGTTTTACCTTTACATGTAAAAGAGGTTGAAACCCTTTTTGGAGATCGTGTTATTCGTGATGGATCAATTGATCGCAAAGCACTTGGTGCACTGATTTTTAACGATAAGAAGGAGCGTGAAAAGCTCAATGCTTTTTTGCACCCGCTGATTCGACAAGAGATTTTCAAGCAATGCGACCAGTTAGAAGAGAAGAAAACACCTTATATCATCGACATTCCACTCTATTTTGAAAGTGATGGGTATGCTTGTAAATTGGTGACGGTCGTGTATGCTCCTGTTGAAGTGCAACGAAAACGATTAATGATTCGAGAAGATTTTAGTAAAGAAGAAGCACAAAAACGAATCGATGCTCAAATTAGCATTGAAGAGAAGAAAATCTTAGCCGATTTTCTCATCAATAACTCTTTTGATATGAAATTTCTAGAGAGTGAGATCGAAAAATTTATTAAATTTGTACGGGGTACGTATGCAAATTGCAAAATATAATGCCAATGGCAATGATTTTATTATTTTTCATACCTTTGTTGAGGTTGATCGAAGTGGATTGGCGCAACAGTTATGTGACAGACAAAAAGGTGTGGGTGCAGATGGCTTAATTGTGTTGCTACCCCATCCTGAATATGATTTTAAATGGCAATTTTACAATAATGATGGGAGTGTTGCTTCTATGTGCGGGAACGGCACACGCGCATGCGCTCACTATGCCTTTACTAACCAATTAGCAGGCGCTTCTATGCGCTTTCTAACAGGGGCTGGAGTCATAACTTCTCTGGTAGAAAATGATGTTGTTGAAACAGAACTCACAACACCTCAAGTGCTCAGTGAGTCATTTGATGAAAATGGTTTAACATGGCATTTTTGCGATACGGGAGTACCTCATCTGGTAACTTTTGTTGATGATACTGCATGCTTTGATAAAGTGATTGCACGTCAAATGCGCTATAAGTATAATGCCAATGTGAATTATGCAATGCTTAAGGAAAATACTTTACATGTAAGAACTTATGAGCGAGGGGTGGAAGATGAAACACTTGCTTGCGGTACTGGGATGGCAGCATGTTTCTACAGTGCTTATCGCCAGAAACTCATAGAAGCAAGTGCAAAAGTCTATCCTATTAGTGGAGAAGAGTTAAATTTACGGATTGAAAATCAAAGACTTTTTTTCAAAGGAAGGGTGCAAAAAGTCTTTGAAACGGTGTTGGAACTTTAAATTCGTGAAATTTTTCTCTACTCTTTTTATCGCCTCCTGCTTGCTTTTCAATGGAGCACTATACGCGGGAGGTTTATCTTCTGAATATTACCAAATTGAAGATGGCCCAAAGCAAAAAGAGGAATTTATCCGCCAGATGAAAGTGCTTGTGGATAAGGGTAATGATGAGATTATAAAAGATCGAGAATTCATTACCAATTTTTTTGCAAAAGCTGTTCCTGGTGCCTTTCGTGGACTCAATCAACAAAATGTAGGTTATCTCATCTCTTTGCGTAATAAATACGGCATCGAATCACTTTTTGATCGAGATGAGTATTTTAAACGTATTGATGTGATTCCTACCTCTTTAGCCCTATCACAAGCTGCATTGGAAAGTGGTTGGGGGAAAAGTCGATTTGCAAAAGAGGCCAATAATCTTTTTGGTCACTGGTCTTATTCAGGTGTTGGTTTGATGCCCCAAAACAGAGCAATAGGTAAAACACATATGATTCGTATTTTTGGTTCATTGCAAAAATCAGTGAATTCTTATATGCTAAATCTTAATACGAATGATGCTTATATCACATTTAGAGAAAAGAGACTGCAATCAAGAAATAATGGGAAAAACTTTGGAGGTATGGAAGCTTCTAAAACGATGAGTAATTATTCTGAGCTCAAAGAGGAATATATCAAAATGATTAAGGAGATGATTGATCAAAACAATCTTCTTATCTACGATAAATAGATTGTTTTTAAAGGTTTGCTTCTTTCATAAGCTCTGTTTGGTAATGTGTAATAATAGGGTCGATAATTTCATCATAAAAACCACCTTCCATAATAGCATCCAAACGATACAATGTAAGCCCTACTCTATGGTCAGTAATACGATTTTGTGGATAGTTGTAGGTACGAATACGAGCACTTCTATCGCCTGATCCAACTTGTGTTTTTCGTGCTTCACTCTCTTTAGCATTGCGTTCTTGCATCTGCATATCATAAAGTTTTGCTTTGAGCACTTTCATTGCAGCATCTTTGTTTTTATGCTGTGATTTACCATCTTGATTAACCACCACAAGACCTGTAGGTAAGTGGGTAATTCTTACGGCACTGTCGGTTGTATTGACTGATTGTCCACCGTTTCCAGAAGACCTCATAACATCAACTTTCAAATCTTTTTCGAGTATCTCGATCTCAACATCATCAACTTCAGGCATAACCGCAACTGTAACTGCTGAAGTGTGTACTCTGCCCTGTGACTCAGTAAGAGGAACACGTTGAACTCTGTGAACGCCACCTTCATATTTAAGACGTGAAAAAGCACCCTGCCCTTTAATAAGCGCGATAACCTCTTTATAGCCATTCAGTACACCTTCACTGAGTGAGACAATTTCAACTTTCCAACCACGATTTTCAGCGTAGCGAAGATAAGATTTAAAAAGGTCTGATACAAAAATAGCGGCTTCATCTCCACCGGTACCAGCGCGAATTTCTAAAAAGATATTGCGTTCATCATTGGGATCTGTAGGAAGCAAGAGAAGTTTAATCTCTTCTTCAATCTCTTCTTTGCGAGGTTCAAGAATCCGAAGTTCGTCTTTTGCAAGTTCACCGAGCTCTTCATCATCGAAGAGAAGTTTATTTTCTTCAATTTGATCAAGTGTTGAAAGATATTCAAGTGTTTTATCTTTGATTTTCTCTAATCCTGACTGTTCTTTGGAAAGCGCTGTCATTTTCTTAATATCTGTAGCGATATTAGGATCACTTAAAAGTGTAGAGAGCTCATTATAACGTTCGAGAAATGGGAGTAATTTATCTTTCAACATGGATGGGAACTAAAATAAAGAGGGAGTTGCCGCAAGTTATGCAGCAACACTACCTAGCGTATTAACGAGTTGTGACAATCTGCTTACACGGCGAGCAGCTGTATTTTTAGTTAAAATACCTTTGCCTGCATAAGAATGAAAGTTTTTATTCACATTTTTCAACGCAACTTCAGCTGCTGCTTGATCACCTGCTTCTACAGCTTCTCTTACAGCACGTGTTAGATTTTTGATTCTAGTTTTATAAAATCTATTTCTTTCAGTGCGTTTTTTTGTTTGTCTAATACGCTTTTCTGCTGACTTGTGGTTTGCCATAGATAAGCCTTTCGTTTTTAAATTTAGGCGTAGATTATATAAAAATAAATATTAAATACAACTTATTTTAAGGGCAATTTAAAATAAAAAAGGCATTGTTTTGCGTAGGTTGATCAATTTTTAATTAATAATATAACGATATATTCATTAGTTCTCTTTTAAAATAATTTTTTATTGTTATGTATAGGGTATGTCAATGATTGATTTTTGACACTAAGTAAATATAGATAACTGTAGAAAATGGGAGGCATACCCTTTTACATGTAAAGATTAGAAAAGTTTTGTTACAATTTCATAATCATAATTGATTGAATGTATAGATGACATTAGGAAAAACAATGAAACTTTTTGGAACCGATGGTGTTAGAGGTAAAGCAGGCAAAAAACTAAGTGCTTTTATGGCGATGCGTTTGGCAATGGCTGCAGGTATCTATTTTCGTAAAAATTCTATTACGAATAAAATTTTAGTAGGTAAAGATACGAGGCGCAGTGGTTATATGATTGAAAATGCGATTGTATCAGGCTTAACGGCCGTTGGTTACGATGTAAGACAAATTGGTCCTATGCCTACTCCTGCAATTGCTTTTTTAACGGAAGATATGCGTTGTGATGCAGGTATCATGATTAGCGCATCCCATAACCCTTATTTCGATAATGGAATTAAATTTTTCGACTCATTTGGTAATAAACTAGGCGAAACAGAAGAGGCAGCCATTGAAAAAATTTATTACGATGATGCATTAATTGAAGCAAATCAAAAAATGGAATTTGATATTGGCCGTTCTAAAAGAGTTGATGATGTGATTGGTCGTTACATTGTACAAATCAAGAATTCTTTTCCTAAAGCGTTAACGCTTAAAGGATTGCGCATTGTTCTTGACACGGCCAATGGCGCGGCTTACAAAGTTGCACCAACTATTTTTAATGAACTTGGTGCTGATGTTATTATGATCAATGATGAACCTAACGGTAGCAATATTAATCTTAACTGTGGAGCATTACATCCTGAGGAACTTGGAGAAGAAGTACGCCGTCTTCGTGCAGATTTAGGTTTTGCTTTTGATGGTGATGCTGATCGTTTAGTGGTTGTTGATGAAAACGGAAATCCTATTCATGGTGATAAGCTCATAGGAAAAATTGCCACTTTTTTACAAGGGCAAAATAGGCTTGCTAACAAAGGTGTCTGTGTTACTGTTATGAGTAATCAAGCGTTAGAAGATTATCTTAATAAATCAGGTATAAAAACCTATCGTTGTGATGTAGGGGATAAAAATGTTTTAGAAGCCTTATATAGGGAAAAAATAAACTTTGGAGGCGAGCAAAGTGGGCATATTATCTTGTCTGATTTTGCTAAAACAGGTGACGCGTTAGTAGCTGCTCTTGCTGTTATGCACTGTATGCTCACAGAAAAACAAAAAGTGAGTAAATTATTTAGTCCTTTTGAGCTTTATCCTCAACTTCAACAAAATATTAAAGTCGATAATAAAATTCCTCTTGCTGAACTCAAAGGCTATGACAAGTTAGTATCCGAACTAGAAAGCAAAAAAATCCGAGTTCTTATCCGTTATTCAGGAACAGAAAATTTATTACGTATTTTACTTGAAGGTCAAGATGAAAAGCTTCTTGAAGATCGTATGGAGAAAACAGTCAAATTTTTTAAAAGTGCCTTGAATGAATAGAAGATGGATTGTTCTTATTGCTTCATTATGTTGTGTTTTTTTTGTAGATCAATTGATTAAAACTTTTTTCTTAGAAGGATTTCGCTGGCAAGGGAGTTTCTTTTCATTGATTTTGACTTACAATAAAGGTGTAGCATTTTCAATGTTCGCTTTTTTAGAAGAGTATCTAAAGTATATTCAACTATTTTTAGTTGGTGGTTTAGGTATTTATCTGTTATTTTATAAAGACATACTTCGAAACTATAGTTTTCCTATAGGAATTATTTCAGGTGCAGCACTGAGTAATATTTACGATCGCTTTATCCATGGTGGTGTTGTAGATTATTTTTTCTGGCATTATGGTTTTGAATTTGCTGTTTTCAATTTTGCCGATGTAATGATTGATTTTGGAGTAATTCTGATTTTATATCACTCTTGGAAAAGCAAAAAAGAAAGTTAGATGCTCGATTTATCCACCTACTATGATGAAAATAGTTGCAATTTTATTTTTTTTTGGTATAATCTCAGCTCTTAAATTGTGTGGTCGCGTAGCTCAGTTGGTAGAGCACTACCTTGACATGGTAGTGGTCGGAGGTTCGAATCCTCTCGTGGCCACCATATTTTTTGTTCTCCCGTCTGTTTGGGAGTTCATACAAGTAAAAGGATCTTATTATGATGAATGATGTTATAGCCTATAAAGAAGGTGCTCTCGTCATTGACACCCAAACTGCTGCTGCCTCCTCAAAGACTTACGAAGACAAAATCTTATTTGATAATTCAAAAGATGCTCTTGAAGTAATCCGTCACTCATGTGCACATTTAATGGCTCAAGCGATTAAAGCATTATATAAAGATGCACAATTTTTTGTTGGACCTGTCATTGAAGACGGTTTTTATTATGATTTTCGTGTTAATGAAAAGATTGGTGATGCTGATCTTAAAGAGATTGAAAAAAAGATGGCAGAGCTTGCTACTGCTAAGTTGCCAATTGAGAAGATTTATACGACTAAAACGGCTGTTATTAAACGTTTTGAACATGACAATCTTAAACAAGAAGTTTTGCTAAGAATCCCTGATGGTGAAGTATCTATCTATAAACAAGGGGATTTTGAAGATTTATGCCGTGGACCTCACGTTCCCAATACTAAATATCTTAGATTTTTTAAACTGATTAAAGTTGCAGGTGCCTATCTTGGTGGTGATGAGAAACGTGAAATGCTAACACGTATTTACGGTATAGCTTTTGCAGATAAAGAGAGCCTCAAAGATTATATTACTATGATTGAAGAAGCAAAAAAGAGAGATCATCGCAAAATCGGTAATGAACTTAAGCTCTTTACCTTTGATGATGAAGTAGGTGCAGGTCTTCCAATTTGGTTACCCAATGGTGGCAAATTAAGAAGTAAGTTGGAGCAACTCCTTTTTAAAGCACATCGCAAGCGAGGTTATTTACCTGTAAGAGGGCCAGAACTTCTAAAATCTGATGCATGGAAAATTAGTGGTCACTACCAGAATTATGGTGAGAATATGTATTTCACTGTCATTGATGAGTCTGAATATGGCATTAAACCAATGAACTGTTTAGGGCATATTAAAGTATTTCAAAGTGAAGTGAGAAGTTACCGCGATTTACCACTTAAATTTTTTGAATACGGTGTTGTACATCGTCATGAAAAAAGCGGTGTACTCCATGGGCTATTCCGCGTGCGTGAATTTACTCAAGATGATGCTCACATTTTCTGTACACCGGATCAAATTAAAGAAAATGTTATAGAAATTTTAAGTTTTGTCGATTCTATTATGAAAACATTTGGATTTAAGTATGAGATGGAAATTTCGACTCGCCCTGAGAAATCAATTGGTGATGAAAAATACTGGGAGGCAGCAACGGAAGGCTTAAAGAATGCACTTGATGAAAACGGCATTCATTATGGCATTGATGAAGGTGGTGGAGCTTTTTATGGCCCTAAAATTGACATTAAGATTACCGATGCGCTTAAACGTAAATGGCAATGTGGAACCATTCAAGTTGATTTTAATTTGCCAGAGCGTTTTGATATTTCCTACATTGATGCAAACAATGAACATGCACGTCCAGTCATGCTACATCGTGCAATTTTGGGTTCATTTGAGCGTTTTATTGGTATTTTGATTGAACATACATCGGGAGAATTTCCATTTTTCCTTGCACCAACGCAAGCCGTGATTATTCCAATCTCAGATGCACATTTGGCTTATGCTAAAACATTAGCAAATGAACTTATGGTTGAAGAAATTGATGTAGAAGTCTCTTCCAAAAATGAGAGCCTCAATAAACGCATTCGCAATGCAGAAACGATGCGCGTGCCAATGATTTTGGTCATTGGTGATGCCGAAGTTGAAGGACAAAGTGTTGCCGTAAGAGATAGACGCGAAAGAACACAGTATAATTTGACTAAAGAAGCATTAATATCAAAAATGAAGGAGAAACTTAGTGAGGTACACTTTTGAGTAAAGACAAAGATGTCATACTGAACGACGAGATCAGGGCAGCTGAGGTAAGATGTGTTGGTGATGATGGTACACAATATGGCATTATTACCAGAAAAGAGGCTCTTGCAAAAGCGGATGAGCTAGGACTAGATCTCGTTTTAATCGCACCTGATGCAAAGCCCCCGGTTTGCAAAATTATGAATTATGGTAAGTTCAAATACCAACAAGAAAAAAAACTGAAAGAAGCACGTAAAAATCAGAAAATTATTGAGATCAAAGAGATCAAACTTTCTGTAAAAATTGCTGCAAATGATGTTAATTATAAAATCAAACATGCTAGAGAGTTTTTGGAAGAGGGCAAACACGTACGTTTCAGGGTATTCCTAAAAGGGCGAGAGATGTCTAATCCAGAGATTGGAGAGCAGGTTTTAGAAAGCCTTTGGCCAATGTTGGAAGATATCGCTGAGCGTGAAAAAACACCAAAGCTTGAAGGTCGTTATATTAATATGTTGGTTACTCCTAAAAAATAACCTATAACTCATCGTAACTTTTCTTTATTTTAATCCTCTCTAAGGAAAATTAAGCTATTATAGCCGTTTTCTAACGCTAGAGGGGATATTTCCTCATTTAGATTTTAGAATAAATATAAGGAGTATGCATGCCGAAAATGAAAACGGTACGCGGTGCCGCTAAACGTTTTAGAGTAGGTAAGAGCAAGATTAAAAGAGGCGCAGCCTTTAGAAGTCATATTCTTACTAAAAAACCAACGAAAAGAATGCGTGGTTTGAAAGAATCTAAAGTGGTAGATGCACGCGATGAGAAGTCCATTAAATTAATGCTTTGTAAAGCATAGTTTAAAAAGAGTTTTTGACAAGAGTCATTCACCCTACATGTAATGTTCCCCTCATAATGAGGGTAAGTTCCCAAGATGGGACACCGACATTGATTTATTTGGTCAAGGAGACACCATGGCAAGAGTAAAAACAGGTATCGTCAGAAGAAGACGTCACAAGAAAATTTTAAAGATGGCAAGAGGCTTCTTTAGTGGAAGAAGAAAACACTTTAGAAAAGCAAAAGAGCAAATAGAGAGAAGTTTAGTTTATGCATTTCGTGATAGAAGACAAAAGAAAAGAGATTTTAGAAGACTTTGGATCACACGTATTAACGCAGCATGCAGACTTAATGACATTAGCTACTCACGCTTCATCAATGCGCTAAACAAAGCAAATATTGATTTAGACAGAAAGATTCTTGCAGATATGGCGATGAATGACCCTGAAGCCTTTGCAACTGTTGTAAAACAGGCAAAATCAGCGCTTTAATACACTACACATATAAGACGAATGGTTAGCATGCCATCGTCTTATTTCTTCTTATACTTATTTTTTCTTACAGAATTTACTCCATTAATATAAAATCTAAGATTTGTTGAAAACTACTTTATAATTTCGAGATTGGAAAAAGGAGAGAGTGTATACAAGAGAAGATTTAAACTTCTTATCTTGCATACACAAATAGTATTTTAAGGCTAAACATCACTTCGTTTTGGATAGATAAAAATTGTATGTCGATTAACAATAATCTTTTCTTTTGCATCAACTGCATATGCTTTAATTGTAATTGGTAAATCTTCGCCTTCTTCTTTTAGCTCTTTTGGTGCAGCATTAAGAATAACAACTTTCTTCATTTTCTCACCTGCTTTCAATAAAAAAGGCTCGCTTGGTTTATCAATTTTGATATCTTTATTTGAAATTTCAAAATAGTATGTATGATCTTTAGTGTCAGTATTTTGAAATAAGAATGTATAAACATTTTCAACTGTTTTACCATCGTCTGCCATTTTGTAAAGTTGGCTAGTTCTGTTGATATTTAAAAGCATATATTCTTTTTGAGTTCCCATAGCAAAGAGTCCGATGAGTGCAATACTAAGGGCAACCATGTAAGCAATGGTTCTAAAACGAAAATACTGTGTTTTTACACCTTTTTCTGCTGCATTATAGCTCGTCCATGTAATGAGAGAAGGTTTACCTAGTTTTTCCATAATAGGTGTACATGCATCTGCACATTCCAAACAGTTAATACACTCTAGTTGCATTCCCTTGCGAATATCAATATGCGTTGGGCAAACTCTAACGCATGCTTCGCATCCTGTACAATCATCGGTTGCCAAAGGTGGTTTGCTACTAAGCTTCATCCCTTTTGCATCATAGATTTGACCACCGCGCTTTACATCATAAATCGTTTGAATGGTATTTTCATCAAAAAGTGCAGATTGGATACGTGCGTAAGGGCAAATATAAATACAAAAATTCTCTTTAAGTGCCACAATGTCATAGACTAGAAAAGCAGTAATGCCTATCAAAAAGCCATACATAATAGTATTGTCAAGAGGATGTTGAAGGTAAACAAAAAAGTCTTCCGGAGGTATAAAATACCATAAAAAATTTGATGCAGCGAGAA from Sulfurospirillum diekertiae includes:
- a CDS encoding EscU/YscU/HrcU family type III secretion system export apparatus switch protein; the encoded protein is MNTPTPKTQKAVALKYDREKSAAPKVVASGKGEVANNIIKLAQEHDIFIKKDADLVELLSKIEINKEIPPMLYKAVAEVFSFIYKITNDKRK
- a CDS encoding antibiotic biosynthesis monooxygenase family protein; its protein translation is MFAVIFRATVKETDNEYNTMANKLRKLAFETYGCLDFIAVCEGNQEVAISYWESEMAIKMWKENAEHLIAQELGQKRWYSSYSVQIVEVKHEYRF
- a CDS encoding YdcF family protein gives rise to the protein MSSVYFLSKLFTYLVLPPGIFIVFFLLASFYAKRFRLFFLVNAIIFYLLSTTYVADWLLTPLEAPFNKPLEKQSSVDAVIVLGGGNTKGVANLPLSTDAYKRMMWGLMIAKSNNLPLLFSGGGTSKEYLESDAFLDSLKELKLYLEIPTPTSKSLNTKEFSLHVEDKSIDTYQNAELSKAAFEKTGLKEPTIYLVTSAYHMRRSIRLYEHFGFKVIPAATNFKINAKIKDEWDYLPNAHAFYKSYVALHEYVGLFSLRFRGI
- the purM gene encoding phosphoribosylformylglycinamidine cyclo-ligase, translating into MSTVSYKDAGVDIDAGNQFVENIKPLVKSTFDKNVIGGIGSFAGAYELPSGYQKPVILGATDGVGTKLKLAIDSSIYDTVGIDLVAMCANDLICNFGTPLFFLDYYAMSKLEIDAAVSIVKGIAEGCIQAECSLIGGETAEMPGMYHSKDFDLAGFAVGIAEKDEMNRLPHVKAGDILIALPSSGVHSNGFSLVRKLFFDKLCYTFDTEFDGKPLIETLLTPTRIYVKLFKALKSKINALAHITGGGIVENLPRVLPEGLQAHVYKSKIKTLPVFDFMSQYVEESEMHRTFNMGVGMILVVSPENVNDVLANSDGYVIGELKVGPKSAVML
- the coaE gene encoding dephospho-CoA kinase (Dephospho-CoA kinase (CoaE) performs the final step in coenzyme A biosynthesis.); the encoded protein is MAYEHAIVLTGGIATGKSTVSSMLKSHGFEVIDADVIAKEVLPLHVKEVETLFGDRVIRDGSIDRKALGALIFNDKKEREKLNAFLHPLIRQEIFKQCDQLEEKKTPYIIDIPLYFESDGYACKLVTVVYAPVEVQRKRLMIREDFSKEEAQKRIDAQISIEEKKILADFLINNSFDMKFLESEIEKFIKFVRGTYANCKI
- the dapF gene encoding diaminopimelate epimerase, giving the protein MQIAKYNANGNDFIIFHTFVEVDRSGLAQQLCDRQKGVGADGLIVLLPHPEYDFKWQFYNNDGSVASMCGNGTRACAHYAFTNQLAGASMRFLTGAGVITSLVENDVVETELTTPQVLSESFDENGLTWHFCDTGVPHLVTFVDDTACFDKVIARQMRYKYNANVNYAMLKENTLHVRTYERGVEDETLACGTGMAACFYSAYRQKLIEASAKVYPISGEELNLRIENQRLFFKGRVQKVFETVLEL
- a CDS encoding glucosaminidase domain-containing protein, producing the protein MKFFSTLFIASCLLFNGALYAGGLSSEYYQIEDGPKQKEEFIRQMKVLVDKGNDEIIKDREFITNFFAKAVPGAFRGLNQQNVGYLISLRNKYGIESLFDRDEYFKRIDVIPTSLALSQAALESGWGKSRFAKEANNLFGHWSYSGVGLMPQNRAIGKTHMIRIFGSLQKSVNSYMLNLNTNDAYITFREKRLQSRNNGKNFGGMEASKTMSNYSELKEEYIKMIKEMIDQNNLLIYDK
- the prfA gene encoding peptide chain release factor 1, translating into MLKDKLLPFLERYNELSTLLSDPNIATDIKKMTALSKEQSGLEKIKDKTLEYLSTLDQIEENKLLFDDEELGELAKDELRILEPRKEEIEEEIKLLLLPTDPNDERNIFLEIRAGTGGDEAAIFVSDLFKSYLRYAENRGWKVEIVSLSEGVLNGYKEVIALIKGQGAFSRLKYEGGVHRVQRVPLTESQGRVHTSAVTVAVMPEVDDVEIEILEKDLKVDVMRSSGNGGQSVNTTDSAVRITHLPTGLVVVNQDGKSQHKNKDAAMKVLKAKLYDMQMQERNAKESEARKTQVGSGDRSARIRTYNYPQNRITDHRVGLTLYRLDAIMEGGFYDEIIDPIITHYQTELMKEANL
- the rpsT gene encoding 30S ribosomal protein S20, giving the protein MANHKSAEKRIRQTKKRTERNRFYKTRIKNLTRAVREAVEAGDQAAAEVALKNVNKNFHSYAGKGILTKNTAARRVSRLSQLVNTLGSVAA
- the glmM gene encoding phosphoglucosamine mutase, encoding MKLFGTDGVRGKAGKKLSAFMAMRLAMAAGIYFRKNSITNKILVGKDTRRSGYMIENAIVSGLTAVGYDVRQIGPMPTPAIAFLTEDMRCDAGIMISASHNPYFDNGIKFFDSFGNKLGETEEAAIEKIYYDDALIEANQKMEFDIGRSKRVDDVIGRYIVQIKNSFPKALTLKGLRIVLDTANGAAYKVAPTIFNELGADVIMINDEPNGSNINLNCGALHPEELGEEVRRLRADLGFAFDGDADRLVVVDENGNPIHGDKLIGKIATFLQGQNRLANKGVCVTVMSNQALEDYLNKSGIKTYRCDVGDKNVLEALYREKINFGGEQSGHIILSDFAKTGDALVAALAVMHCMLTEKQKVSKLFSPFELYPQLQQNIKVDNKIPLAELKGYDKLVSELESKKIRVLIRYSGTENLLRILLEGQDEKLLEDRMEKTVKFFKSALNE
- the lspA gene encoding signal peptidase II; translated protein: MNRRWIVLIASLCCVFFVDQLIKTFFLEGFRWQGSFFSLILTYNKGVAFSMFAFLEEYLKYIQLFLVGGLGIYLLFYKDILRNYSFPIGIISGAALSNIYDRFIHGGVVDYFFWHYGFEFAVFNFADVMIDFGVILILYHSWKSKKES